The Myripristis murdjan chromosome 11, fMyrMur1.1, whole genome shotgun sequence genomic sequence AAGATGTTTACCTCAAGCTGTACGCCCTGCAACGCAAACAGCCTCCCGACCGCACTCCCATTTCCAAACCCAGCATAATTACAAGCCGGGGTTGATTAATTATGTCTCAACAATATGCTGCACTCCAACGCCACAAGGGCTAATTAACAGAATGAACAAGATGGGTAGGAACAATTATTAGGGGCTTCAAGCTAGTTCTCTGATTTTGGCAGGGCTGTTTGCAGTCCTAGAAACTCACTGAAAGACAAAGCGAGGATGTGGCCACGGCACACAGAAAGAGTGATAGCCTCTGAATTGGCACCTGAAGCCACAGCAGGACACAGGTACAGCAAGCACACTGCTCTGCACCTTGTGATGCACACACCTCAAAAACAGCCCAAATTCATCCGCCATATTAGCCCATGTGCTACCATCTCTCATCATTCGGGGTTCAGGCTGGAAACGCCCCTCTTGAAACAGATCCCAGACGAGACTGGCCTACACACATTTTAACCTTGACAAGACAGCGAAGAGATAGTGTTGTGACCCTGGAAAAAGGACTGGGGTGCACATTCCTAATGGGGTTCAATTAGTAGGGTGTACCCTGATGTTGCGATTCGGTCAGTAGTAGCTTTTTCAATTCACTGGCGGTTGAATGTTTCTTTTAGAGAGAGGCAATTTGTTCAAAATATTCCCCTCCCTCTATTTCCTAAtattaaaacatgttaatttaCCCTTAAATTATTGTAGAATTAAGTTACACTTCCATGCATTACTATTTTGCATGTATCATCTCTATatattatgtttacatttactAATAAATTCTATATTTTTATGTACACTTGTTTAATGCATTGCCCTACTCCACAGATCGATAATAATCATGATTTTCAAGTCAGTGCAGTGCAAAGTGCATTAAAGGTTTGAACACCAAGCACAGTGACCCAAGAGGGATAATAGCTTTTGGAGGTCACACACCGATATTTCCAATCCCTCTAATGAGTGCCTTGATCATGCTAATGCTCAGTGCCAATGTAAACACGAACACTGTCTGTCTTGGGCAATGCCTCGATAGGGCAAGATATGTGCTTCTGTTAATCGCCAGGGTGGGTATTACAGAAGCATCATGAATGTGAAATCCCATTAAGATGCTGGGTTGCCATTACAGTAAAGTAATTTCATCAACCAGATGAAATCCGTGTAGAGCTTGTGTTCAGCAACCACCCTCCCAGAGTGCCTTTTTCTGCGCATTCATAGTAATGACAGCGCTTCATTTGGGATCACTGAAGTCATCATCTATTTTCATCAAAATAACAAGAGTGGCAATTAATTGCTGCAATGATCTGTGGCAGCCTTGTGCGTTCTTTGGGATTTGTCAATATGTGAGTCACTCTGTAGGATGTGATAgggtttgtttgctgttgtgtgAGCTATTGCTTAATATAACTTTAATGCAAGAGGTCACAGCACAAACTGAGAACAAAGAAAGtgaatttcatttcagctgcatCAAGAACATAAGGTCCTATGTTGTATTCGTTTTTAATATACCGGTAACACCGAGAAAATTAATACTTGTAACAGTTTTAATTTGCAGCACAGGTAACAGCACGGCAGCTTTCAAGTCAACCTCAAAGCAAATCCACTGATCATCAAATGCACGATCTAGTGTACTGTTCATGTTTCCAGaattgaatttcattttgtggTGCTGTCTGACACTTTAAAGCGATGTCATGTCACATTGTGCACCATGCATAGTCAAGGGCTCACTGCATGCCTTGCACTGTCCCATTGCAGTCTACAGTCTACTGTGAGCTCCTGCTGTCAGTTTCTGCTGTGCAACTCCGATGTGTCACTATGCCACAAATGTCACCGAGGCAGCTCCCTTTACATTTAGTATGACCTACTGTGTGATTTAAATGCATTGTAAGAAGAAACATCTTGTCAGCTGAAGTGGTTGCCATATTATTTAATATTCTTGGATGGTGGCAGGGTAATGTGCAACCCTCAGCCCGTCTGTCCAGCAGGAGAGGCAGTCATCTGCCAAAAATCCTCTACATGGGCTCTGGGTAGTTCCAAGGCTCAGGCATTAGATATTATGGGTTAGAAACGGCTGAATGACCGTGTAATTAGTTACAGCAAGAATTTTAATACTGTAATATACAACATTGCCTATGAATGAACAGGATACGTAGCACATGAGGTTATGTGAGACAGCGGCAAAAGCGCTACTCAATCTAAATGACCTGTAGCAGTCACATTGTCAAAAGCACACTGCACAGCCTACCTGTCACAGCATGATGATGAGGTTCTTGGAGGTGGCAGGAGAAGACTCATTCACTTCTGAGTTGGCTGGGGAGCTTCACTTCACCCTATCCAGTCCGCCTCAAGCCAAAACAGTTGCGCACTGAACTGTTGAGCGTCCTGCTGTAGCGGTAGGTACTGTTGGCAGCCCAGTCAGTCAATGACCGGCTGTAGTGGCTCAAGAAATCCACTTGTCCCCCTCACAGGCGGCCCTCCTCTCGATTTACGAGTCCTATAATATGATCAAGTTACAAGGCTGACATAGCGCAAACATACGCACCGTCCGGGTGCGTCCATAAAAATAATCTCACGGCGGAGTGTCCCTCCGCCCCTCGATGTCTGCCTTCCCagctcgcctctctctctctcatctctctctctctctctctctctcctctctctctcctctctgccgaTATATCGCTCTCTCTTTTATCCTACTCCTCACATCGGCGCACCTCTCATTATATGCAGTGTAGACAGCACATCCCAATGTCCTGCTGCCCCACCAGCTACCTGGATTTTCTTCTCCAGTCAGACCCGCCTGCCTCTGTGTTGCCCTCTCCCCTACTAAAAATAACTACAGACTTATAGTCCTAGTAGCTATATTCCAACGGGGACTTATTATGCGCTTGTGGCAGCAGTTACTTTGAGAGAGTTTATGGTGCCCCAACGCATTTATGATATTTATCTCCCATATGGTTTTATCGCCTTGcttgctgtggtgtttgtgcTGGCTATGCCCTTACAATGTGTTGTACTGTACGATCACTATCTTTTTGAAGGGTTTCCAGTATGTTGGGATTCCATTTTAACCGCCTGAGCAGCATGGGTGACAAAGGTGCGCTGCTAGGAGCCAGCCAAACATCCATCGGGAGAGCTGGTAGCAGGTACAGGCTACGGGGCTCTTAACGTGGACAAAGGCACATAACATTATTTAGTGTTGCTAATTTACAATCACAGTCAGTGCCGTTCCCAGTGCAAAATGGACGAGGACTGTGAGTGCATTTTCGTAGTatcaatatgaaataaaaataaaatagtgacTAAGCCTTTGGACCATTTACGACCATGATACGCCTGGTTTTTAATAGAAATGCTCTATTGATAGCCTGTGATTTCAAAACAACTAAATGTATGATTTCCACTGAACCAGGCCTTTTCAATTATTGTTATCTACAGTGAACACAGCTTCTATACGTAAACGAGAGTGGCACCCAGTAGGCTACGATCACCCCCTGCGCTCCGCCTGCCTTCCTCCCCCGACACAGAGCTCGCCCTTACCGGGTGGCGAACCACGCTCTTCCCCGCTTTCGTAATTTTCCTTTTCACGCCACGGCCGGGCATTTGCGAGTCAAATCAGCGTGCGTGGACAGTTCCCACCGTCAGGATATGACTGATATATGTGCGCGTAAATTGTCCCATTTTCCATATCCACAACAGTCCACACACGACCCGCCCCCCGGCGCTTGTGATTGGCTCAGAGGCTCCTCGACGCTTTCGTCGCACCGTAAAGGAAAAACAACGCACATCTGGCCACGGTGCCGCGCACCTGACCGTTTTGGAAACATCGAATTACGCACAGGGTTTGCGCCGATATGGAGCATCGTCATATGAAAGTCATATCAAAGTGATTGGAAGCCTCCTGCCTCTTTTAGCTGACAATACTGTCATCTTATCATCTTCTTCTATACTAGACTATGGATTTAAAACAAGActtcacaggcacacacattaGGCAACTGACCACCATTTTATGATATTTTGCCCCCGAGACAAAGGATTATTGTTGTTTTAGGTTTGAATTGCCATAACTGTCTCACCCTGCATGATGAGAAAATTGTGGTGGGAGACGAATGAATAAGAGTTATTTCTAGTCTACTCTGtaattgttacatttttttggtaaaagtAATTACGTGAAATTAAATGATTCCTCTTTTTGCAGGGGAACCCTCTGGGGCCCCTCACGCCCCTAGAGGTCCCCTAAAGCCACCTCAAGAACCAGTGTCCTCTGCACTTTTCACAAGTCTAGAATCAATAAATCATCGATTCAACAGCGGTTTTAGGGTGTAGATTAATAGAGGGCCTTTATTTTGTGAAACTGATGAGGCTACCCATTAACGTCAAAAGATAAACTGGGAGATTTTTGTGACAAACATTCGGGCCTAATCACTGGCTATGCATGCTCCCCAAAAGCAATGAGACAACTGAATGCATTTAATTGGGCGTTTAGGTCACAAAATTACACCATGGGAAATAGAGCCGAGTGACAAGAAttccttttttccacagacCACAGTGAGGCTGGCATTTCTGAGCCTCTTGCGCCACTGCCTGTCCAAAGGGAGTCGCTCTCCCCCCTTCCATTCCCTGTCTGATGTGAGCCTGTCTTTCTTTGGACTGAGACTTTTCTCTGGATCTTTCTCCTGAGTGGCCcagccttggaaaaaaaaaaagaaagaaagtgcagAGAGAGGGCTGGCAGGGCAAGCGAGACTAATCATTGAGCAACAGTGTGGAGGCTTTCTGAGGATTAGCGACATCTGTCACAGTTTAAGGATGCTTTCACTAACAATTATAACAGAGTGCAGTAGGAATTAAAATGCCATAAATGCTCTAAATATTATGGAATGAAGATGTCCAGGCCAGATATTATGAAACCCTGAAACCTAAAACAAAtcacattgttattattatttttaccagCCTATTATGTGGTCTATATTTGATTTCATAAGTTCATCATTTTACTAATAAGGGCAAAGTAGGGTATAAGGACCTATAGATACAAAGATGATCTATAATTAATCACAGTACCTAAGATTTATAGGCTCATGCATACAAGTTTTGGTATGCATGTATCCAGAATACTGATTGCCAGATAAAATGTCCTGCTGCATGCTATGTGCACGCATTAATTAGACTTTTAAATAACTGACTGATTCCCAAGCATTTTTATATCAGTGGCcaagaaataacaaaatttgGTCTCACTGAATTTTCTGTCCGCCCTCAGTGGACTTGATCTAAATAAGAATAACTTTATGGAGGCGtgacaacaataaaacagtcaTTGCTATGAGGTGTTTCGTGTGGCAACTCCAGCAAGcgaatgaagtgaaaaaaaaaaaagtgaaattattttgGCATAGGAGGGGTGTGGGGACACGCACACTGAATAACCTACCTCGCACTTCACAGTCTAGCAGCAGAGTTGGGACAACTGGCTCTTAGAAAAATCTTTGTTTGGCAGAGCAGCCTAAAAAAACTTGGCCAGAGTCCCTCCTGTCCTCACGGTGCATCTGCCTCTCATCTGCTCACATGTGCGgcttgtgctgcgttcacgtggCATGGGAAGACCAGCTACAGTCCTGTCATGATAATTGTTCGAGTCCTTTCCCCATATTCGGCATGCACTTTGCGAATTTGGGCCGGTATTAAGAATGGTGACCACAAAGCTgcaaaaaataagcaaaatacaactttattttggtacatttattcaaaaaatgtaTCTTTCTGTACATTTGACTGCAGATGCGTCATGGTTTGTCGTGTTCAGACTTCAAATTTGCAAGTCAGGGTCACAAAATAGTTTTTTAACTCCTACTGGCAAGTTGCAAGTTGAGGTGAATGGCATTATGTGACATTATTTGCCAACGCAAAGCAAGGGTGAAagtgcttctttctttctttctttcttttctttctttcttagatctttctttctttctttctttctttctttctttctttctttactcaTTCACTAACTTAaatacttacttacttattcattcatttatttttctaaccAATTCTGTCACTTAAGAAGAGATCCTCAACTACAGGGACGACCTGGCAATTGCAAGAAATGACCAAAGCAAAAAAATTGTTACGCAAGAAGCTCATGTGTACCGTCCGCCTGGTGTAACGTGAACGCAGCATCAAACGCAAAACAGGCTCCTCCCATACCAGAAGTAGAATCACCTCCTGCGTTTGTTGCTGAATGATCCCGCAAGGATAGCGGTCTGTAGTGGAAAGGTACGCTCTTTGTCTCTCATACTGACCAGAATGCGGAGTTCACTTTTATTAGGGTTGATGTTTCTTTGCCAGAGGCAGAGGTAAGCGTGGGTTTGACTATGagacaagagtgtgtgtgtgcgccaaaTTCAgctgtttccagaaaaaaaaaaaaaaaaaaaaaacaacagcatgcTGATTTAGATTATTAAGCATGCTTCATAGGAAAACAAGCACCAACAGATTGTATTGTTGTCCTGCGTAAGTAAACTTTTATTCCTTTTCGTGTTATGCAAGCCGTTTAAATAATACCTCGACAAGTGACGTCAAATGTGGGCGGATCATCTGACAAATCACAGTGCTTTTTTATCTGAAAAGCTGAGTTCTCTTGCTTTAGCTTCCCCATTTGGAAATGTGTTTACACTGTAGAGGCTATAGATGGCTGTGAATACCCTACATGAGGCTTGAGGACCCCTCTGTAATAATCTACTAGAGCCTGTGAATTCAGATGCCTGAGAAGACATGCCATGCTTTTGTAGCTACACGAGTGCAAAATGCCCTTTgcacatgttcaaaatatacTTCTGCAGCTCAGTGACAAAGGTCCAAATCACAGGCTTCTGCTTGCTTTTTTTGCAGCatctatttcacacacacacacacacacacacacacacacacacacacatatccctTGTGCAGCTGTTTGCGTGAGTGAATATGTgcaagaaagtgtgtgtgtgtgtgtatcgtaACCTCTGTCTTCCCCGCAGACATGTGAATGAGTAAGCTATTCCCTCCACTCTTTGttcacctccctctccttttctgctCATTGTCATCGCTCGGCAGTCGGTGTCAGGGAAGCAGCATGCTGGCAGCGCAGACAGATCGGGTCATGGCACTGGGAGAATGGGAGGAACGCTGGCAGGAGGGCAGAATTGGCTTCCATCAGCTCCACGTGCACAAGTAAAGAcctgatttttatttactttgtcaGTGGAATGAGCAGAGGTCCAAGTCATGATAATGCACATCTGATGCTACAAGGTTAtctgaacccccccccccccccccccccccccccccccgcagcGATCTCATAAAACACTTTCAAACAAGCCCTGCAAACAAATCACTTGTTTACAAGGCAAATATAGAGTAACAACTGAGTCTTGCCAATTGGAACAGACACAACCATGTACCCACACCTCATTCACTTGCATATATTGTTTCTCCAGATGGAGTGTGTTTCCAAAACGAGTCCAATAATTTGAATGGAGAGATGATGCAACTGGAAGAGACACTTAAACTCTGCATTTCCAGGAGATAAGCAGGAAGATGTGACCTGTTTGCTGTTAACCGTGTTGTTTATCTCTGTTTATTGTTGTCTGTGTCCCATAGAATGCTGGAGAGCAACATTGATAAAGTTCTTGCTGGCCGGACCGGAGTTCGCTTCTTCTTCCCTCTGTGTGGGAAAGCTATCGATATGAAGTGGTATGAAATGAACTGCTTTTGTACATTAGCAGGGTTGTGCCAGGTTAGTTACTGCTCCAGGGTGAAATGTAAATACCCGTAAATACAGTTATAAATTAATAAGGTTGTAATCGACAAGGTAGAGAGAGTGAGGTATGGTGGAAGGTGTAGTTAAATCCTTTATGTATCATATTATTACATGTTATGGTAGTTGCAATCTTAAAAAGCATTTCCATTAAAAACCTGTGCAGATGTCATATAAATGAACTGAACCATACTCCCCACTGCTCTTCGTCTTGCTCCTGTCTGTGTGAACTCCAGGCTAGCAGACATGGGCCACTCAGTCGTCGGGGTGGAAGTGGCAGAGAAGGCCATCAGGGAGTTTTTTCAAGAGAGCAACCTGACCTACAGCGAGGAACCTGTGCCTGCCATACCCGGGGCAAAGCTTTACAAGGTGGGTAAAGTATGGATGTGAGTGTGAAACTACCACCGTTTTCGGCACTTTCTCTCATACCTGCCACATCGCAGTTACAGTCACAGTAAAGAACGCCTGCTGCAAAACAgtagacacacagaaaaactgcTAACGAGCTTCCACAAGGAGCTGATGCAGCCACCAGTAAAGCATAACTCTAGTAACTTTCGGAAAGCTTTAAGAGGATTATCAGCACAGTTGGCATTGTTGAAACACTCTTAAGCCAATCAAAATGCTAAGCAGTCACGACATATTGTGTAACAGAAATGAACAAACTAGATTGTCATAATTTCTGTTTTAAGATCTCTATTTAAGTTGTTTAACTTCCATGGCAAGCATGAGATGGAGCccacatgtaaaaacacaggTGCTGTCTTGATAATTAGCCAATACATTAGTAAAGAACATTGTAACatttagattagatttagatttacCTTTATCGATCTCTCGAAGGGGAAATTCAAATGATTCAGCAGCAGTAATTAACATCAAAGCAAAAAATTAACATCAAGGCAAGGTTTGTTTGTCCTACGCCCCTATAGAAACACTTTCTCCTATATTCATATAAGAATTAAAAAATAGCAATAcctacatatatataaaaaaaggtcaaatagGAATAGGACACATTAGATCCAtctgtatacacacatgcagtgcctgtgtgtatacatgtataagggtcatgtgtatgtatatactgtaaGGGAGTTCTGTCTCCAATACTGTAGCTTTAAGACAATGTTTACCAATGCCTGAACACTATTGAAAACTCAAAGTGTGTCAAAGGTCAAATCGAAAAGTCAAAGTTCGTTAACATCATCCACGTTGTCTTTGCTCCACAGAGCTCTGAGAGAAACATCTCCTTATATCAGTGTGACATTTACAGTTTCTCCAGGTAAGGGAACCAAGTATTTTTCAGCGTTAATCGAAAAGatggtaatttatttattaacaacTGCAAGGCAAACTtagaaacttgtttttttttttccatttcccagTTCCATTGAGGGCCAGTTTGGGGCTATTTGGGACAGAGGGTCTCTAGTGGCCATCAACccaagagacagagaaaagtaagCTGAGATCAAATGCTCCACTGAGATTTGAGATTCTCCTTTTGATTTGCAACACAGAGGCGGATGAGTTTGATTTTAGAGCAATGCGCCtgtcatttgaaaaacatggcACCCGCTTGTGCAAAATTCTTCCTTTCCTGAAAGTAAAATCCGCAGTGGGATATCATTGAAGCTATTTAAATCTTCAGacttatatttaaaaaaaagggtaatattttgaatgatgtaatcattcatcattttttttcaatcgtTACCCATCAGCATTACTTTATTGGTTTTAAAATAGATGTATAACATTTTCAAGTCaaatcatctgttttttttccatgctgttttactgttatgTTTCTCGTGATACCACAGGTACGCTTCTCTTATTATGTCTCTGATGGCCAAGGACTGCAGATACCTCTTGGACACTTTGCTCTACAATCCTGAACTATATAAAGGTAACAAGCTGTGAAAATTCTCATGAAAAACCTCAGGTGCATTGCAGGAGTTGTACAGTGAAAAAGACCACTGGCTTGTGAGTCACATATGCCCGTAAGATTGACTCCCAACATAAGATCTACTACtacctggtattaaaatgcatctttggtgatccaaacacaagtggacagctctcaGTCCGTCTGTACACACCTggcctgtaatattcctgtagtattcctatagtaactaTCACATCTAGGGTTTGAAGGAATGTATTTAATTGCGCTGGGGCATAAAATTTAAGAACGACCGTCGCCTCctaattttatatggaagaaaaaaaaacatgcatattgTCAATACGTATTTTAGAGACCGCTCACaatttcttgcatcatgtttttagggggggctcatgtcttattaaggggagtttttattcattaaccagctgctttatagttGACCTCacttcagtgctgctgtttacacctgtacttaAAGGGGTCAGCTGGTGTTCAGATTTCTCAGAatggatgttaataccaggtgggaacagggcCATAGACTCCTCCTGTTTCTTATGTGTTCTGCATTTCATTCACCATCCCTAAAGTCTCAATGAAAGAAGAAAACCAAATTGAAGCTAATTGTATTTCCCTTTCAGGTCCTCCCTTTTTTGTGCCCGATGAGCAAGTGCATAGTTTGTTTGGTGAGTGTTGTTTCAGATGAATAATTGTGTCAACCAGATTATGACATATACTGATTTATAATAAAGGAACTGTTAACTGGATACCACTGAGATGCAGATATGTTGAATGGTCTGTATAATTATTTGTTGAGACTGGGGGCCTGGATTAATCTGAGGATGTTAATATTGTGTCTGCCTCCCTCAGGAAGCCACTATGATATTGAGCTGCTGCAGTCGGTGGATgccctgacagacagacagcgagcCTGGGGGCTGGACTCCCTGACTGAAAATGTGCACCTCATCACTCCAAAGAGCAGTTAAAGACAGTGTTGGATGTTTAGAGAGCTTAGAGTAGCAGATCTCAGCTATTTTATTGCAAACACAAGTCCTGggcattttttaatgtttttaaatcgTTTGGACACCCGTTCTTCTCCTCTGTATTTTGGGCAAGAAGGGGGATTAATGGAAATAGAGTGCAAAGACAAGATCAGCAAGTACTGTTGATTGATTCAGGGAAACTTACAAGTGTTGTATCACTTCACGAACCTCCGTCATAGAGGCCATATAGTCAAGTCAAGATAAATCAagtcactttatttatatagcacattaaaaaacaacaggggttgacccaaagtgctttacaaatgtGGCAGAAGATTAGATGAATAATACATAAAAggcaagattaaaaaataacaggcacaaaaaagataaaaactaaCTAATATATGGCCCCCAtgatggtttgttttttttttttttttacatttgaatgactgaattaataaaactgatttgtttaagaatcattgtgtgtgttttttcttggaaaGTGGAGTGGAAAGCCTCTTTACTGTGATAATAACATTCAGTGCTGCAAATAAGTAGGTTAATTCATGCCTCCCCATACCAAGTAGAGCTTGTAATAATGCATTAGGGCCGGTGCCTCCTCCCCATTGGCTGTTGCCTAGATACCTCACAGTAGTAAACAGCCAGAGAGCAGCAAGAGGCAGCCAACTTTTGAAGAGGTGTTGTTGAATTCACAAATGCTGAAACAGGATGAGCGGACTGGAAATGTAAGTTTTGACATTGAGACAGGTGCATCTTTAAGATTTCTGAAGTCAGTAATATTACAGGTTGAACACATTCGTACATAAATGTTGCTACAAATGTGGAGCTTGCCAGAGTGTCAGTCATTTGGATCTGATCAGGTGTTACAGCTCACCAAGTTAAAGATTTGAAGCGCTATCTGAAATGGGTTATTTTCAAGGTGGACTTACATGCTTGTGGTCACTGGGTATGGAATGATGAAATGCAAAGACTGGAGTTTGTCAGGTGAGCAATGCAGCCAGATCCACCAGTAATAGTGCAGACACTGCTTCAGATTAATTGCCTTTATTACTGCACTGATTGTATAAGAAAGATGGCCATTTATGTAAAATCACAATTTTTCTCCTTTAGTGGGTCCAATCCAAAAGTGGAAGGTTCCTTGAAGAAAAGAAGGGAAACCGGTGTCAGTTTCAGTGATCTTCACAAGCGACCTGAGGGGTAGTCAGAGCCAGGATTTATAAATCAGCACAGTATTCATATTTACAGTGCTCAATATTAAACTATTAAACAACTACATAatccattattttttaatatggcACATAGCCTTTCACATGAACAGCTGCTTATTCTTATAATCGTTTCTTCCCCTCAGGTTGGCTCAGTTCGCCACATTGTACGGTAGGGGGCGCCAGAGCATCAGGAAGACACTGAGCCCTTCCCATCTGAATGCCTACAGGTCCTCACTGATGCAGAGGCAGGGGGTCCACGTCACCACTGATGATGTCAAACGCAAGTATCAATATGTGGTCGACCCTAATAATGATAACATGACCTGCTTCATTGATTTACCACTCGTTCCTCTTGTCCTGTGTTGTTATTTCAGAGCTTTAAGGAAGGAAATGCAAAGTGTGAATTGCGGAATTGCAGAGCAAATaagagcaaataaaataaaagtt encodes the following:
- the LOC115367210 gene encoding probable thiopurine S-methyltransferase isoform X1 — protein: MRSSLLLGLMFLCQRQSRCQGSSMLAAQTDRVMALGEWEERWQEGRIGFHQLHVHKMLESNIDKVLAGRTGVRFFFPLCGKAIDMKWLADMGHSVVGVEVAEKAIREFFQESNLTYSEEPVPAIPGAKLYKSSERNISLYQCDIYSFSSSIEGQFGAIWDRGSLVAINPRDREKYASLIMSLMAKDCRYLLDTLLYNPELYKGPPFFVPDEQVHSLFGSHYDIELLQSVDALTDRQRAWGLDSLTENVHLITPKSS
- the LOC115367210 gene encoding probable thiopurine S-methyltransferase isoform X2; its protein translation is MLAAQTDRVMALGEWEERWQEGRIGFHQLHVHKMLESNIDKVLAGRTGVRFFFPLCGKAIDMKWLADMGHSVVGVEVAEKAIREFFQESNLTYSEEPVPAIPGAKLYKSSERNISLYQCDIYSFSSSIEGQFGAIWDRGSLVAINPRDREKYASLIMSLMAKDCRYLLDTLLYNPELYKGPPFFVPDEQVHSLFGSHYDIELLQSVDALTDRQRAWGLDSLTENVHLITPKSS